Proteins found in one Candidatus Neomarinimicrobiota bacterium genomic segment:
- a CDS encoding type II toxin-antitoxin system Phd/YefM family antitoxin: MKKVPLSEVKDHLSEYLRQAANDEEIIITRHGKPAGVLIGFDSEDDWFDYRLEHDPRFLARITAARENLQAGRGIRIEDLPK; this comes from the coding sequence ATGAAAAAAGTACCCTTATCTGAGGTCAAGGACCACCTTTCAGAGTACCTACGCCAGGCGGCCAATGATGAGGAGATCATCATCACCCGGCACGGCAAACCGGCAGGAGTGTTGATCGGCTTCGACTCCGAAGACGACTGGTTCGATTACCGTCTGGAGCACGACCCCCGGTTCCTGGCGCGCATCACAGCCGCCAGGGAGAACCTCCAGGCGGGTAGGGGGATTCGAATTGAAGATCTGCCGAAGTAA